The uncultured Desulfatiglans sp. DNA window GGCGAGCCCACCGCCGAACGGGAGAAGTGGGTCCTGACACTCAAGGACCACGACACCAGCGGCGAGACGCTGCCCAACAACGTGACCGAGCGGAAGGTCGTCCCGGTCTACAAGTTCGACCGCGAAACCGGCGATGTGACCGCCACGGTCCAGGAGAAATCCAACCTCTTTCTGCGTGACCTGTTGGGAACGCTGCCCGGCAGCCGCATCACGGTGTCCTCCATCACGGAGGACCAGCTCGCCTTCGCCGCGGCCGAGGGCTTGAACTCATTGCTTCAAAACCTGGCCGAGCGGACCTTCGACCAAGCCGGCAGCTACCTAGTCAAGGGACTCGACAGCTTCATCGGCGACAACGATGGGGACAACGTCGAGGTGATCACCAACGCCGGGCGCTCCTACATCCAGGGCTTCCGCCTGCAGAAAGATCTGCCCACGACAACGATGGTTCCCAAGTCGGTCGCCACCAAATCGGTGCGCGGCGAGCAGAAGACCTACGTAATCGGCACCCGGCGCTATGCGCTCAACAGCACTCCCCTCAAGGAAACCACCCAGGTCGAGGCCATCGTCGAGATCGTTTCGAATATCACCCGCGGTTCGGTGGGGGGCGGCGAGGACCTGCTGACGCCCAATCCGGTCGTGGACATCCTCGAGGTGAGCCAGGGAGCGACCGTTTTTCAGGAGGGTGTGGACTGGCAGCAGTCCGGAAACTACGTGGACTGGCTCGGGTCGGGCAACGAGCCGGCCATCGGCACCACCTACACCGTCCGCTGGACCTACACCAAGCAGATGATCAAGGGGACGGACTATGTGGACGGGGGCTGGTTCGGCGAGTCCGGTCATCCGGCGGCCGGGGAATATTTCTACCTGGTCACGGCGCTGAGCGCCTCCGGGGAGACCGAATACGACTCGGCGGAGGTGATCTCCAGAGACACCTTGGCGGGAGAGATCAGCAAGATCACATGGCTCCCCGTGAACGGAGCTACGGGATACCGCATCTACCGCGGCACGCAGAACACCGGTCGCGCTGATTTTCAACGGCTCAAGGAGGTCGCGGCGGGCGTCCCCACTTATATGGATGACGGCGTGGACGAGATCGCAGGCGGCAATCCACCCGCGTCCAACACCAGCGGACTGACCATGTCGGCGGCCCAAATCCTGCCCGCGGGTCTTAGCCTCATCAATTTCGGCCGGACCGGGCTGGGCGACGATCCGGTGGACGGCTCGAACTGCAGCGTCGATTACGACTATTTCCTGGGCCGCAAGGACATCATCTATGCCACCACCGGCGAAATCAAACGGTTGGAAGGCGCACCCGCCGACTTTCCCAAGCTGCCGGTCGTGCCCGAGGGAACGCTGGGACTTTGCAGCGTTGACTGCCCGCCCGACTCGACGGCGATGACCGTGCTCAACTTCGGCCTGACCCGCATCACCATGGATCAGATCCACGAGATCATCAAGGATGTGGAGGACCTCAAATACAACGACGCCCAGTTCCAGATGAACAACGAACTTCAGAACCGGGACGCACAAACCAAGAAAGGCATCTACTCCGACGACTTTTCCAATGACGCCCAATCGGATATTTACCATAGCGAATGGAGCGCCCGCATCGACGGCGTTCAACAGTTCGTGGCACCGGACCGGACCGCTTCACCCCAGGTGCTCGAGGTGGACCAGGCCGCAAGCGACGCGCTGTTCAAGGGAAGCCTCGTGCTGCTTCCCGGAACGGAACAGGTCCTGGTCGAACAGGCCGACTGGTCCGAAGACAAGAACATCAATCCGTACGCGGTGTTCGAGAAGCCGGAGGCGGCGGTTGAGATCACACCGAATATCGGCCGGCGGGGACAGACCGGCATCGCGGTGGTGGGCTCCAATTTCACGCCCAGCGCGACCGGAGTCACCGCGCGTTGTGACGGACAGGTGGTCGCCTCCAACATCAATGCCGATGCAGCCGGACGGGTGATCGCCTCCTTCACCATTCCCTCGAATGTCCGCAACGGGAACCGCATCGTCGAAGTCAACGACGGCACGTATTCGGCGCAGACCAATCTGCAGGTCAACGATCCGCTGGTGATCACCCGCATCCAGCGCATCGTGGTGAACCGCACAATCGTCCAACGGCAGACCATCGTCCAGCAGGTGCCGCCGCGCATCATCCGCGTGCCGGTGGTCCGCACCGTCTGGCGCTGGCGCTGGCGAACCCGGCGGCGCGATCCCCTGGCGCAGACCTTCAGTTTCACGCAGAACCGCGTCATCTTCGCGGTGGGTGTGCAGTTCACCCAAAAGGACGCGTCCATACCGGTCACCGTCCAGATCCGCGGCGTGACCACCGGTCTGCCCAACGAGGTCGTGTTGGCCGAAAAGGTCATCTCCCCGGCCGAAATCAACCTGGGCACGGAGACCAAGATCACCTTCGACGATCCCTTCTACGCGGAGGCGAACACCAGCTACGCCGTCGTGCTGCTGACCAACAGCACCAATTACCGGGTGCGCATCGCCACCTTGGGCCAAATGGGACAGAACGGCGTCATCACCCGCCAGAGCTATGCCGAAGGCGTCTTGCTGGAAAGCTCCAACGCCGAGACCTGGACGCCGCTCAACGGTTCCGATCTTACGGTCAAGATTTACGGCTACGAGTTCCAGCCGAGCGGTGAAGTGCGTTTCCTGCCCATCAGCGGCGCGCAGTTCAGCGAGTTGAACCTCGACGAGTATTCCTCCATCCCGGAGGGGGCCGGCATCGTCTGGGAGTATTCCACCGACTTTGGTGCCACCTGGGACGCCATCGTGCCGGCGGAAGAGGAGCGGCTACCCAACCTCGCGGCGCAGGTGCTTGTGAGAGCGATCCTCTCCTCCAACGCTCCCAACGACTCCCCTGTGCTGAACTACAAGGACGTCAACCTCATCGGTTATCTCAACGACCCGACGGGCGCGTATTTGAACCGTGAGAACGAACTCACCCAAGGTGTCTCCTCCACCAAGGTCTACACGCAGATGAACATCCCCAGCGGCACTTCGCTGAACTGGTTCGCCTCCAACGACGGCGGCGCGACCTGGGAGCCCATGTCCATCGCAACGACGCGCGAGATCGATCAGGAATGGACCGAGTACACCCTCACCCGGACCTTCGCCGATCCAAGCGGCACCAAGGTTCGCTACAAGGCGGAGATGACCGGCAACAATCTGGTCTACCCGCGCATTCACACCCTCGGCGCGACGCTGAGTTGATGGAGGTATGGCGATGATCGTTCGACAGCAAGGCGGATTGACCGAGTTCATTCCCTCCCCGCAGGAAAAACGCGAGGGCGTGCTGCGTGATCACACCCTGCGCATGCTCGAAAATCTGGACGCCAGGCTGAAACGGATCGAGGAGGAACTCGGGTTGCCGCTCAGCGAGGCGGAGGCCTTCTCCAAGGTCATGGCGCGCATACACAGAGAAGAAGCCGAAGCCCGGCGCATCAACGAGAAGATGATCGCCGCCGGGGTGAATCACGAAGAGAGGATTGAATCATGAATATCATCATCCAGAGCAATACAGACACCATACTGGAACTCCCCGGCCTGCCGGGCACGCTCGGACCGGGAAAAACGACCACACTTCCCGCGATGACCGAGGACCTGGTCCGGGCCGTCGATCTCGGGCTTTTGCTCGTGCCATCCGGCGCGGAAGCGCCCGAAGGTCTGCCCCCGGTCATCTTCGAGCATCACTATCCCCAGGTGCTGCCCGTGGCTGCGGACAGAGCCTATTACGGCCGCGTCCTTCGGGCTCACGGCGGTTTTCACGACGGGACCGCCCTTCGGGATTTCATCGCCTATTATGGCGACGGCGACGGCATGAGCTGCGCGTTCTCCGATGACGGGACCAACTGGGACAACGAAAAAGAGGTCACGGGCATCGCGGCGGGCGGTTACCATGTCGTCTGCACCCTGAAAACTCCGGATCGTCTGCGCATTTTCTACTGGGACCCGAACGTCCAGAACCAGCCCTATGCCATGGCCGGTATGCGCACCGCGGTCTGCGATCCGTCGGTCGATCCCGCTGCGTTTACGGGCGACACCCCGTGCGCCGGCGACCTGGTCACAGAGGGAAGCGTCCAGGTCTGGAACCGCGGCCATTACGGGCCGTCGTTCCTCTGGTACAACCCGGAGCCGTCCTCCGCCCACGGCAAACCTTTCACCTGGCGCTACGCCATGCTCTTCATCGCCTCGACCGGCGGCAACGACAGTCTCGGTCTGGGTTACTCGGACGACGGGTTGGACTGGCGACTGTATGGAAACGCGCCGATCCTCTCCGGCCTGATCGATGCTCAGGATTGGGAGGGAGCGAACGGCTATGTTTCCTCCTGCCACGTGGAGCGTCTGGCCGACGGCTGCTGGTGGATGCTCTATTCCGGCGGGGAGGCCGGAAACGCGGGGATCGGGTATGCCTGGTCCTGGGACCGCATCCATTGGACCAAGGCCGCCTTCAATCCCGTGTTTCAGGCCGGCCAGGGGCCGTTCCTCGAGCGTTGCTATACGCCCTGCCTTGTCACCGACGCCGACGGCTCCTTCCTTCTTTACCGGGCAGCCAAGGACGCGGATTCCTACCGGACCTTCGTATCCCGACTCCGCGCGCCGATTCTCGGTTGGCGGGACATAATAGGATCGGACCGGCTCGGACAGGGGCTCACCGCGCGGGAAGCCATCCATCGCGGGGTCGGCACCGAGGCCGAACGCGATGCGGCCATCCCAATCCCATCCGTGGGCGACGAATGGTTCAATACCGATCTCGCCGGCGGCGGAAAGTGGGAAAAACACACCGGAACCGAGTGGAAGAAGAGCTGATCGGTGTTCTTTTTTCGAAGTGATCCCAACCACACCGTTTTGCGGGGAAGCCCATAAATCCCGACGTTTCCGCCGGTTACGGCTCCATGTACATAACTCATTGAATATCAATGACTTATCTTCGGCATGTCCGTCGAATTCGCCTTGCTTTCTGTTCGAAAAGAAGCCTGTATGTGTGTGAACACAACGCAGAAACCATTGCGATACAAGGGCTTACGAACAGCAAGGAGAAACCATGGACTTACGCCAAATCAACTTCGGAATCGAGATCGAGACGGTCAAACGGACACGCGAGCGTGTGGCCCGCGCCGTCCAGTCGGTGGTGGGCGGCGAGGTCCGCCATGTCGGGAGCCCGGCCGGTTTCGACCCCTGGGAGATCACCGATGAACAGGGCCGGACCTGGAAGGTCGTCGCCGACGGATCGCTCATCAATGTTCCCGGCCACCTGCGGGCCGAGGTGGTAAGCCCGGTACTCGCCTACACCGACATCCCGACCCTTCAGGAAGTGATCCGGGCGGTGCGCCGCTGCGGGGCCAAAATCGACCAGCGATGCGGCATCCATATTCATGTGGACGCCACCGCATTCGACGGCCGCACCCTGGGCAATCTGGCCAAGATCATCTACAAGCAGGAGCCGCTCATCCTCAACGCCCTGGGCGTCAACGAGACCCGGCAGCGGAACTACAGCAAACCGGTGAGCGAGGACCTGATCAGAAAGATCGAACGCCGACGGCCCAAGACCAAGGAGCAGCTCAACCGCATCTGGTACGGTTATCACAACAGGCGGCCCCAGCATTTCGACTCATCCCGCTATCACGGGGTGAACCTGCACAACGTCTGGTACCGGGGCACGGTCGAGTTCCGCTGGTTCGAGGGAACGCTTCACGCCGGTAAGGTGCGGGCCTATATCCAGCTGGTCCTGGCCGTGGCCGCCAAAGCCCTGAACGGGCGGGCCGCTTCCAGCCGCAAGCGCAGGTTCGATCCTCAGAGCGCCCGCTACGACTTCCGAGTCTTTCTGCTCCACCTGGGACTCATCGGCGATGAGTTCAAAACCGCGCGCAAACACCTGCTCGCGGCGCTTCCGGGGGACTCGGCGTTCAAGCGAGGCAGACCGAAACCAAAGACACAAACCGCCGTCGAGGCGGATGTCCCCACGGAGGCCGGACCGCAAACCCGGCCTCCGGCGTTTTCAGGGAACGGCACCGCCGAGACGGATGAAGGAGGTGCGCCGTGAGAGTGCTGATCAAGAACACCGACCTCGCCGGAAAACCCCTTGAGGGCGATGGCGAGGTGTTCACCGGGAAGACCTCCCTTGAAATCGTCCGGGCCATGAAGGGGGCGGCCCTGTTTTCCGACCAGGGGAGTTTCGAGGACTACATCGACATGCTCCTGCGCAACGCCAAGATGCTCGCGGGCATCGATCTGATGGTCAAAGGCGACAGCCCCGAGGAGAAGGCCGACTCCCTCCTCGCTGCCTTGATCGATCACGGCCTGGCGGAAGTCCTCGAAGGTGACGCGCCCATGCCGATACCCGTCCCCGCCCTCGTCTGGCAGGGCATCGACGCGGTGCGACTCTCGGGACTCACCAACATGCTCGACCGGCCCGAGGTCGTCCGGATCGCCCGGGAACTCGACCTCAGCGAAGCCGCGGGATGGATCGAAGCCCACCCCAAGGAATACGCCGAGGGCGTCTTCCGGGGCTTCGTGGTGGAACCGGACGGAGGGAAGTCCTGATGTGCGGGCTGGCGGGCGT harbors:
- a CDS encoding Glycosyl hydrolase, BNR repeat-containing protein, producing MSISRETFDPVKNYKRVRYHQDRDLLDSELNEQQDIINHERKKIADMLFKEGAVISGLGVTVTDNVLTVAEGFVCVEGYIEKVPGAVLTYDPAKTSGADYVYVELLKYNYGYNQDAALINPATGEPTAEREKWVLTLKDHDTSGETLPNNVTERKVVPVYKFDRETGDVTATVQEKSNLFLRDLLGTLPGSRITVSSITEDQLAFAAAEGLNSLLQNLAERTFDQAGSYLVKGLDSFIGDNDGDNVEVITNAGRSYIQGFRLQKDLPTTTMVPKSVATKSVRGEQKTYVIGTRRYALNSTPLKETTQVEAIVEIVSNITRGSVGGGEDLLTPNPVVDILEVSQGATVFQEGVDWQQSGNYVDWLGSGNEPAIGTTYTVRWTYTKQMIKGTDYVDGGWFGESGHPAAGEYFYLVTALSASGETEYDSAEVISRDTLAGEISKITWLPVNGATGYRIYRGTQNTGRADFQRLKEVAAGVPTYMDDGVDEIAGGNPPASNTSGLTMSAAQILPAGLSLINFGRTGLGDDPVDGSNCSVDYDYFLGRKDIIYATTGEIKRLEGAPADFPKLPVVPEGTLGLCSVDCPPDSTAMTVLNFGLTRITMDQIHEIIKDVEDLKYNDAQFQMNNELQNRDAQTKKGIYSDDFSNDAQSDIYHSEWSARIDGVQQFVAPDRTASPQVLEVDQAASDALFKGSLVLLPGTEQVLVEQADWSEDKNINPYAVFEKPEAAVEITPNIGRRGQTGIAVVGSNFTPSATGVTARCDGQVVASNINADAAGRVIASFTIPSNVRNGNRIVEVNDGTYSAQTNLQVNDPLVITRIQRIVVNRTIVQRQTIVQQVPPRIIRVPVVRTVWRWRWRTRRRDPLAQTFSFTQNRVIFAVGVQFTQKDASIPVTVQIRGVTTGLPNEVVLAEKVISPAEINLGTETKITFDDPFYAEANTSYAVVLLTNSTNYRVRIATLGQMGQNGVITRQSYAEGVLLESSNAETWTPLNGSDLTVKIYGYEFQPSGEVRFLPISGAQFSELNLDEYSSIPEGAGIVWEYSTDFGATWDAIVPAEEERLPNLAAQVLVRAILSSNAPNDSPVLNYKDVNLIGYLNDPTGAYLNRENELTQGVSSTKVYTQMNIPSGTSLNWFASNDGGATWEPMSIATTREIDQEWTEYTLTRTFADPSGTKVRYKAEMTGNNLVYPRIHTLGATLS
- a CDS encoding VrlD, with translation MIVRQQGGLTEFIPSPQEKREGVLRDHTLRMLENLDARLKRIEEELGLPLSEAEAFSKVMARIHREEAEARRINEKMIAAGVNHEERIES
- a CDS encoding hypothetical protein (Evidence 5 : Unknown function), producing MNIIIQSNTDTILELPGLPGTLGPGKTTTLPAMTEDLVRAVDLGLLLVPSGAEAPEGLPPVIFEHHYPQVLPVAADRAYYGRVLRAHGGFHDGTALRDFIAYYGDGDGMSCAFSDDGTNWDNEKEVTGIAAGGYHVVCTLKTPDRLRIFYWDPNVQNQPYAMAGMRTAVCDPSVDPAAFTGDTPCAGDLVTEGSVQVWNRGHYGPSFLWYNPEPSSAHGKPFTWRYAMLFIASTGGNDSLGLGYSDDGLDWRLYGNAPILSGLIDAQDWEGANGYVSSCHVERLADGCWWMLYSGGEAGNAGIGYAWSWDRIHWTKAAFNPVFQAGQGPFLERCYTPCLVTDADGSFLLYRAAKDADSYRTFVSRLRAPILGWRDIIGSDRLGQGLTAREAIHRGVGTEAERDAAIPIPSVGDEWFNTDLAGGGKWEKHTGTEWKKS
- a CDS encoding conserved hypothetical protein (Evidence 4 : Unknown function but conserved in other organisms); translation: MDLRQINFGIEIETVKRTRERVARAVQSVVGGEVRHVGSPAGFDPWEITDEQGRTWKVVADGSLINVPGHLRAEVVSPVLAYTDIPTLQEVIRAVRRCGAKIDQRCGIHIHVDATAFDGRTLGNLAKIIYKQEPLILNALGVNETRQRNYSKPVSEDLIRKIERRRPKTKEQLNRIWYGYHNRRPQHFDSSRYHGVNLHNVWYRGTVEFRWFEGTLHAGKVRAYIQLVLAVAAKALNGRAASSRKRRFDPQSARYDFRVFLLHLGLIGDEFKTARKHLLAALPGDSAFKRGRPKPKTQTAVEADVPTEAGPQTRPPAFSGNGTAETDEGGAP
- a CDS encoding conserved hypothetical protein (Evidence 4 : Unknown function but conserved in other organisms) — protein: MRVLIKNTDLAGKPLEGDGEVFTGKTSLEIVRAMKGAALFSDQGSFEDYIDMLLRNAKMLAGIDLMVKGDSPEEKADSLLAALIDHGLAEVLEGDAPMPIPVPALVWQGIDAVRLSGLTNMLDRPEVVRIARELDLSEAAGWIEAHPKEYAEGVFRGFVVEPDGGKS